The Chamaesiphon minutus PCC 6605 DNA window CAGAATTAGAAGCGAAGTAGAAAAGATTCTATATTGCTTTGGTGAAACAAATTCAGAAGTTGATGTGTGGGAGAAGTTGCAAGCGAAAGGAGATCGGATCGATCGTTTTCAACGCTAAAATTTCAGGCTGCTTTGGGAAAAGAAACAGAAGCGATCAATATATTGGTCAATTTATTGGAAAATCAACATGGTGTTACAAGCCTTCTTGCTGTACAAATATTAGTAGAATTAGAATGTAAAAATGAGAAAGTGGTAAGTTGTTTATTAGGTTTATTAGAGAGTGAGCAACGTTTTATTTTCGTTCACGCTGCAAAAATATTGTATCAGTCAGGCAACTCTAAAGATAAGGTGGTTCAGCGTTTTCTCTTGATGTTGGACAATGAAGATTCCGTTACCCGTATTGGAGCCGCACAGATCCTAGTTCAACTAGGAAATACTGGTGAGCAGGTTATAAGTAGTTTAGTCTCCTTACTGGGAGATGAAAACTTCCATGTGCGCTCCAATGCCGTATCAGAATTGGGTCAATTAGGGAGTACTGGTAAGCAGGTGATAAGCCGTTTAGTTGACTTACTGAATGATGAAAACTCCACTGTACGCTTTATTACAGCAGAAGCATTAGGTAGATTAGGAAATGCTGATCCGGAAGTGGTAAATCATTTACTTCCCTTACTTGTTGATACAAATTCTTCCTTACGTTCTAGTGTTGCGGAAGCATTAGGTAGATTAGGAAACGCTAGTTCGGAAGTGGTAAATCGTTTACGTCCCTTGCTTATCGATCAAAGCTCATCTGTTCGCTCTAGTGCTGCGGAAGCGTTGATTAGATTAGGAACTGTTGATTCAGAAGTAGTAAATGTTTTGCTATCTTTACTCCAAGATGAAAGCTCGTTTGTGAGATTTCCTGCGGCGGAAGTATTAGGTCGATTAGCTAAAACCTCAGATACAATTCGCACCAACGTGGTGCAATGGGTGGAACAACATCCGAATGACGATCAAATTGGTAGTGCGATCGATTGTTTATGGTCGATTGTTGTTGAATAAATGATAGTGAGGTTCGATCGATAAGTACGATCGATCGAATCTAGTACTGCTAAAAACCCGACTTTTTTGAAAAAGTCGGGTTTTTGTCCTCTCAGTTTTACTCGATCGGTAGTCAAAGTCAGAACAAGTCAGTCACAAGTTAGGTTTTAACTTAGTTAGTGGTGGAGTTTACTAGAGCTATGGCATTGCTCAACTCCCAACGCCACAACCAAAGGTATTCCAAACATGAAGACTAGCCAAGTGCAGCACACACTAATGGCATACTTACGCCACGAACTCTGTACGCCGATTAATGCCACGATCGGTTATAGTGCCATGCTGCTCGAAGAGCTAAAAACACAACCAGACTCGATCTTCGTCGCCGATCTGGACAAGATTCACACCTGTAGTCAACAACTATCGATCCTGGTAAATACCATCCTCGATCCAGTGCAACTGGAAATGAGCCAGATCGATGGCGAACTGAGTCGGTTTGGTGCGGAGCTAAGGATGGAATTGCTCACGCCTTTGAGCACGATTATCGGTTACTGCGAGATGCTGTTAGAGGAAGCTCCAGCAGAATTGATTCCCGATCTAGACAAAATTCATACGGCAGCGCACCAGTTATTGAGCTTAGTAAATGATATCGTGCATCTTGCCCAGCAACAGTTACAGCAGTTGACGGTACCGGATACTAGTTCCCCCCTGTCGATCGAACACCCAGCTACGGCTAGCTTGGTGCGGAGTGCAACCACTACACTGAAGATGCTCGATCGATTGTCTGGCGTACCGCAGGCACAGGGAGGGATGATTTTAGTAGTTGATGACAACCCGACTAATTGTGACTTACTCTCGCGCCAATTAAAACGGCAAGGCTACACAGTCACAACGGCGACTAATGCCCGTCAAGCCTTACGCCTGCTCAAAGCCGTCCCTTACGACCTAATTTTACTAGATGTCATCATGCCGGAGGTCGATGGGCTGGAATTACTCCAGCAGCTCAAACAGGACGATCGATTCCAGCACATTCCGGCGATCGCCATTTCGGCTCTAGAAACGATCGATGTTGCGGTTAAATGTATCGAACTTGGTGCCGAAGACTATTTACAAAAGCCCTACGATCCGATCTTGCTCCAAGCGAGGATTACCGCCTGTTTAGAGAAAAAGCGACTGCGCGATCGGGAAATCCTCTACCGCCAGCAAGTACAATGCCTGAGTGCCGCAGCAGCCGCGATCGAGACTAAAACCTTCAACCCCAATAGTTTGGACGATCTGAGCCAGCAGTCGCACCAATTAGGGCAACTAGCTCGCGCTTTCCAACAGATGGCGCGATCGGTTAATTCCCGCGAACAGGAGCTAGCACAACAGATTCAGCTCTTACAGAATGGCATCGATCTGGGACAGCCACAGCGAGTGGTGGCTGAGATTACCGCCGCAGAACATTTTCAACAGCTCCAGCAGCGCACGAAGCG harbors:
- a CDS encoding HEAT repeat domain-containing protein, with amino-acid sequence MGKETEAINILVNLLENQHGVTSLLAVQILVELECKNEKVVSCLLGLLESEQRFIFVHAAKILYQSGNSKDKVVQRFLLMLDNEDSVTRIGAAQILVQLGNTGEQVISSLVSLLGDENFHVRSNAVSELGQLGSTGKQVISRLVDLLNDENSTVRFITAEALGRLGNADPEVVNHLLPLLVDTNSSLRSSVAEALGRLGNASSEVVNRLRPLLIDQSSSVRSSAAEALIRLGTVDSEVVNVLLSLLQDESSFVRFPAAEVLGRLAKTSDTIRTNVVQWVEQHPNDDQIGSAIDCLWSIVVE
- a CDS encoding response regulator — its product is MKTSQVQHTLMAYLRHELCTPINATIGYSAMLLEELKTQPDSIFVADLDKIHTCSQQLSILVNTILDPVQLEMSQIDGELSRFGAELRMELLTPLSTIIGYCEMLLEEAPAELIPDLDKIHTAAHQLLSLVNDIVHLAQQQLQQLTVPDTSSPLSIEHPATASLVRSATTTLKMLDRLSGVPQAQGGMILVVDDNPTNCDLLSRQLKRQGYTVTTATNARQALRLLKAVPYDLILLDVIMPEVDGLELLQQLKQDDRFQHIPAIAISALETIDVAVKCIELGAEDYLQKPYDPILLQARITACLEKKRLRDREILYRQQVQCLSAAAAAIETKTFNPNSLDDLSQQSHQLGQLARAFQQMARSVNSREQELAQQIQLLQNGIDLGQPQRVVAEITAAEHFQQLQQRTKRSSDIENLYRSSLYPALHPAPPVGDRAASSPVTRSPLAVVRRVEQPAIDAQQVSTAKVIAVHSFRGGTGKSNLISNLAVSLAKQGKRVGIIDTDLQSPGIHVLFGLDDETIDLTLNDYLWHRCALYEAAYDLSHLLPQPAGNPAGAIYLIPASANANDINQIVREGYPPDLLLDGCAQTIRDLQLNVLLLDTHPGIDRETLQAIAICSQLIVMLRPDYQDYQGTAAIVELARMLSAAELLLVVNRVPPNFEIETYQQQVQTAYGVPVAAVLPFAEEMLNLASSQVFAVRYPTHPLTQAIDRLGDLMMLQGRGSANEYKTAIQIGRSP